In Harmonia axyridis chromosome 6, icHarAxyr1.1, whole genome shotgun sequence, a single window of DNA contains:
- the LOC123683387 gene encoding serine-aspartate repeat-containing protein C-like: MATLWGLYLDCVKRGMTFKENCTICLAQFNGHLSLTKCCHVYHRRCLRKWVRRSHGSSCPICREPLKMNSSLCEEPSNDSNVYELDVGNADEASNDEDTDDEDIDYEDTDYEDTSEEDTSDEDTSDEDTSDEDTDEEDTDAVEDDRDAVTEAKIGQEADQEANIDNDAVEDYREAVTEANIDQEADQEANINQEADQEANIDQEADQEANDDEESDIFEDSEDDDINLIIIIINNRLLATRRRSRSHC; the protein is encoded by the exons ATGGCTACTTTGTGGGGATTGTATCTAGACTGTGTGAAAAG AGGCATGACATTCAAAGAGAATTGTACGATCTGTTTAGCTCAATTCAATGGACACCTATCTTTGACAAAATGCTGTCACGTGTATCATAGAAGGTGCTTGCGAAAGTGGGTTCGCAGATCTCATGGGTCGTCCTGTCCTATATGCAGAGAACCTCTAAAAATGAATTCCTCGTTATGTGAAGAACCTTCAAATGACTCCAATGTATATGAATTGGATGTGGGTAATGCAGACGAAGCGAGCAATGACGAAGACACAGACGACGAAGACATCGACTACGAAGACACCGACTACGAAGACACATCCGAAGAAGACACATCCGACGAAGACACATCCGACGAAGACACATCCGACGAAGACACAGACGAGGAAGACACCGATGCCGTCGAAGACGATCGAGACGCTGTCACCGAGGCTAAGATCGGTCAAGAAGCTGATCAAGAGGCTAACATTGACAACGATGCCGTCGAAGACTATCGAGAAGCTGTCACCGAGGCTAACATTGATCAAGAAGCCGACCAAGAGGCTAACATTAATCAAGAAGCCGATCAAGAGGCTAACATTGATCAAGAAGCTGATCAAGAGGCTAACGATGATGAAGAGTCTGATATATTTGAAGACAGTGAAGACGATGATatcaatttaataataattattattaataatagatTATTGGCCACTCGTCGACGAAGCCGAAGTCATTGCTGA
- the LOC123683390 gene encoding putative RING-H2 finger protein ATL61 gives MSLLELLMDCKERGITFRESCSICLADLSGNICLTKCKHTFHRRCLHKWLRTFPGTSCPMCREPLTLPIPYEHIKDVYTFKLGGLDSDETDQDEESHEESANNDNVIVADNATTQGNGPPPLFIITTEGEESDEESDEESDEDLDDTTDDHPLFIISNGEGTFTMLLNRIN, from the exons ATGTCTTTGCTGGAATTGTTAATGGACTGCAAGGAAAG aggcaTAACATTCAGAGAGTCATGCAGCATATGTTTAGCTGATTTAAGTGGAAATATATGCTTGACCAAATGCAAGCACACATTCCATAGAAGGTGCTTGCATAAGTGGCTTCGCACATTCCCTGGGACCTCCTGTCCAATGTGCAGAGAACCTCTGACGTTGCCCATACCATACGAGCACATTAAAGATGTGTATACGTTTAAACTTGGTGGGTTAGACAGTGACGAAACAGACCAAGATGAGGAATCTCATGAAGAATCTGCTAACAACGATAATGTCATTGTCGCAGACAATGCCACTACCCAAGGTAATGGCCCTCCTCCATTATTCATCATTACCACTGAAGGTGAGGAATCAGATGAAGAATCGGATGAAGAATCGGACGAAGATCTAGATGACACTACCGATGACCATCCATTATTCATAATTTCCAACGGGGAAGGCACTTTCACGATGTTATTGAATCGAATCAATTAG